One window of the Vicinamibacterales bacterium genome contains the following:
- a CDS encoding chemotaxis protein CheW, with the protein MARDQVAGATGTADRGGQFATFVVDGLWFGVEVSRVQEVLNYQDMTRVPRASGAIVGLINLRGQIVTAIDMRRRLGLKVRPPNQVPMNVVILADDGAVSLLVDEIGDVIDLDGAAYEPVPESLSQDIRAVATGVYKLENHLLLTVGAPQVLDQRGVAAGRTGAREAGLGGVTVTEGHGAQA; encoded by the coding sequence ATGGCGCGCGACCAGGTAGCGGGCGCCACGGGTACTGCCGATCGCGGCGGGCAGTTCGCGACGTTCGTGGTGGATGGGCTGTGGTTCGGCGTCGAAGTGTCGCGCGTGCAGGAAGTCCTCAACTACCAGGACATGACCCGCGTGCCGCGGGCGTCTGGCGCAATCGTAGGCCTCATCAACCTGCGCGGGCAGATCGTGACGGCGATCGACATGCGCCGCCGTCTTGGCCTGAAGGTTCGTCCGCCGAACCAGGTCCCGATGAACGTCGTCATCCTTGCCGACGATGGGGCCGTCAGCCTCCTCGTGGACGAGATCGGCGACGTGATCGACCTGGACGGCGCCGCCTACGAGCCGGTGCCGGAGAGCCTCTCACAGGACATTCGAGCTGTGGCCACCGGCGTCTACAAGCTCGAGAACCATCTATTGCTCACGGTCGGTGCGCCGCAGGTGCTCGACCAGCGCGGCGTCGCAGCCGGCAGAACGGGTGCGCGCGAGGCAGGACTCGGTGGAGTGACAGTCACGGAAGGACACGGAGCGCAAGCATGA
- a CDS encoding methyl-accepting chemotaxis protein, whose protein sequence is MNALNNFKIGTKLTAGFVVIAAIAGVVGIVGVTKIRTIEADDVALYETVTIPLEDLVRATSAYGTVRANIPYAMIATDPNEVRTYVTACKAADDAVKKQLAEYGKQFLDEQDKQNFQALQAAWTGYMNLADRLNALSAQNKKAEAVALLRNEGAATVRQTQDAFDTLTSYNIQVAKRISDNNRATADAATRTMAILIGVGVLAALALGFVLARSISKPVGQVVALAKQVGDVDLRTMTAELDALARGDLGRSLTVTATELRLDRGDEVGQLAKAFDGMIGRLKEAARAYGEMTTTLREMADETRGLARAAVEGRLATRGNAAKFQGGYHDIVKGVNDTLDAVIGPLNVAAEYVDRISKGDIPPKISDAYAGDFNEIKNNLNVCIDAINALVTDSKALSKAAVEGRLATRADASKHGGDFRKIVEGVNATLDAVIGPLNVAAEYVDRISKGDIPPKITDAYAGDFNEIKNNLNQCIDGLGGLVEANAVLQHVAANDYRVAASGQYRGIFAEVCRAVNEVRERLLALQGVALHIAAGDLCDLAKYKPIGRRSENDELIPAFIAMMEAIQALVVDTQTLSKAAVEGRLAVRADASRHQGDYRTVIAGVNATLDAVIGPLNVAAEYVDRISKGDIPPKITESYAGDFNEIKNNLNGLTETLTAMLSRMGELHNAQKAGDIEAVVPVDQFSGAYRQMMAGVNEAVQLHVGNILTILNILRAYAAGDFTPVLKKLPGKQVVANEMMDRLRTNLLALIADGEQLARAGAEGRLAVRADATKHEGDYQKVIAGFNATLDAIATPIAEAAKVLERVAKQDLRTEVQGTYAGDLAAIKDSINTMVRDLRTSMQGIGQNAHALGTSSEELTAISQQMAANAEETATQTNVVSAASEQVSKNLTVVATSSEEMLASIREIAKSANDAAGMARNAVKFVDSTNETVQKLGESSVEIGNVIKVITSIAEQTNLLALNATIEAARAGDAGKGFAVVANEVKELAKQTAQATEDISRKIEGIQGETKGAVGAIGQIGEIVRQINDASNTIASAVEEQTATTNEIGRNITEAARGSAEIARNVASVAQAAQSGAQGAADTEKAAKSVAGMAGQLQALVGEISM, encoded by the coding sequence ATGAATGCACTGAACAACTTCAAGATCGGGACCAAGCTGACGGCGGGCTTCGTCGTCATCGCCGCGATTGCCGGCGTCGTCGGCATCGTCGGCGTCACGAAGATCAGGACGATCGAAGCCGACGACGTCGCGCTGTACGAGACCGTGACGATTCCGTTGGAGGACCTCGTGCGGGCCACATCGGCCTACGGCACGGTTCGGGCCAACATCCCCTACGCCATGATCGCCACCGATCCCAACGAGGTGCGCACGTACGTCACGGCGTGCAAGGCGGCCGACGACGCAGTGAAGAAGCAGCTGGCCGAGTACGGGAAGCAGTTCCTGGACGAACAGGACAAGCAGAACTTCCAGGCCCTGCAGGCCGCCTGGACGGGATACATGAACCTGGCGGACCGCTTGAACGCGCTGTCGGCCCAGAACAAGAAGGCCGAGGCGGTTGCCCTGCTCCGCAACGAGGGCGCGGCGACGGTCCGGCAGACCCAGGATGCCTTCGACACTCTGACGAGCTACAACATCCAGGTGGCGAAGAGGATCTCCGACAACAACAGGGCCACCGCCGATGCGGCGACGCGGACGATGGCGATCCTGATCGGCGTCGGGGTCCTCGCGGCGCTCGCGCTGGGCTTCGTCCTGGCGCGGTCGATCTCGAAGCCGGTCGGCCAGGTCGTGGCTCTCGCCAAGCAGGTCGGCGACGTCGACCTGCGGACGATGACGGCGGAGCTCGACGCCCTCGCGCGCGGCGACCTCGGGCGCAGCCTGACGGTCACTGCCACGGAGCTCCGGCTCGACCGCGGTGACGAGGTCGGACAACTGGCGAAGGCGTTCGACGGCATGATTGGCCGGCTGAAGGAGGCCGCCAGGGCCTACGGAGAGATGACGACGACGCTGCGCGAGATGGCGGACGAGACCCGAGGGCTGGCGAGGGCGGCCGTCGAGGGCAGGCTGGCCACGCGCGGGAACGCCGCGAAGTTCCAGGGCGGCTACCACGACATCGTAAAGGGCGTGAACGACACGCTGGACGCGGTGATCGGGCCGCTGAACGTCGCCGCCGAGTACGTCGATCGGATCTCCAAGGGCGACATCCCGCCGAAGATCTCCGATGCCTACGCGGGTGACTTCAACGAGATCAAGAACAACTTGAACGTCTGCATCGACGCGATCAACGCGCTCGTAACCGACTCGAAGGCGCTGTCGAAGGCGGCCGTCGAGGGGAGGCTGGCAACACGTGCCGACGCGTCGAAGCACGGCGGTGACTTCCGGAAGATCGTGGAGGGGGTCAACGCCACGCTGGACGCGGTCATTGGCCCGCTCAATGTGGCGGCGGAGTACGTCGACCGCATCTCGAAGGGCGACATCCCGCCGAAGATCACGGACGCCTACGCGGGAGACTTCAACGAAATCAAGAACAACCTCAACCAGTGTATCGACGGCCTGGGCGGCCTCGTCGAGGCGAACGCCGTCCTGCAGCACGTGGCGGCGAACGACTACCGCGTGGCGGCGTCCGGGCAGTACCGGGGGATCTTCGCCGAGGTCTGCCGCGCGGTAAATGAGGTGCGCGAACGGCTGCTCGCCCTTCAGGGCGTGGCGCTGCACATCGCGGCCGGCGACCTCTGCGACCTCGCGAAGTACAAGCCGATCGGGCGCCGCTCGGAGAACGACGAGCTGATCCCGGCCTTCATCGCGATGATGGAGGCCATCCAGGCGCTGGTCGTGGACACGCAGACGCTATCCAAGGCGGCGGTCGAAGGCCGCCTCGCGGTTCGGGCCGATGCCTCCAGGCACCAGGGCGACTACCGGACGGTCATCGCGGGCGTCAACGCGACGCTGGATGCGGTCATTGGGCCACTGAACGTGGCCGCGGAGTACGTGGATCGGATCTCGAAGGGCGATATTCCGCCCAAGATCACCGAGAGCTACGCGGGCGACTTCAACGAGATCAAGAACAACCTGAACGGGCTCACGGAGACACTCACCGCCATGCTCAGCCGGATGGGCGAGCTGCACAACGCCCAGAAGGCGGGAGACATCGAGGCGGTGGTGCCGGTGGACCAGTTCTCCGGCGCCTACAGGCAGATGATGGCGGGCGTCAATGAAGCGGTGCAACTGCACGTCGGCAACATCCTGACGATCCTGAACATCCTGAGGGCCTATGCCGCCGGGGACTTCACACCGGTCTTGAAGAAGCTGCCGGGCAAGCAGGTGGTGGCGAACGAGATGATGGACCGGCTCCGCACGAACCTCCTGGCCCTGATCGCCGACGGAGAGCAGCTGGCACGGGCTGGAGCGGAGGGGAGGCTCGCCGTCCGCGCAGACGCCACGAAACACGAGGGCGACTACCAGAAGGTGATCGCAGGGTTCAACGCGACGCTCGACGCCATCGCGACGCCGATCGCGGAAGCCGCGAAGGTGCTGGAACGGGTCGCCAAGCAGGACCTTCGCACGGAAGTGCAAGGGACGTACGCGGGTGACCTCGCGGCGATCAAGGACTCGATCAACACCATGGTACGGGACCTGCGCACCTCGATGCAGGGAATCGGTCAGAACGCCCACGCGCTCGGCACATCATCGGAAGAGCTCACGGCGATCAGCCAGCAAATGGCGGCCAACGCGGAGGAGACCGCCACTCAGACCAATGTCGTCTCTGCGGCCTCCGAGCAGGTGTCGAAGAACCTCACGGTGGTCGCCACCAGTTCAGAGGAGATGCTCGCCTCGATCCGCGAGATCGCCAAGTCAGCCAACGACGCGGCCGGAATGGCGAGAAACGCGGTGAAGTTCGTCGACTCGACGAACGAGACCGTCCAGAAGCTTGGCGAGTCGTCGGTGGAGATCGGCAACGTCATCAAGGTGATCACCTCGATTGCGGAGCAGACGAATCTCCTCGCGCTCAACGCGACCATCGAGGCAGCGCGCGCCGGGGACGCGGGCAAGGGCTTTGCGGTGGTGGCGAACGAGGTGAAGGAGCTTGCCAAGCAGACCGCGCAGGCGACCGAGGACATCAGCCGCAAGATCGAGGGGATCCAGGGCGAGACCAAGGGCGCGGTCGGCGCGATCGGCCAGATTGGCGAGATCGTTCGCCAGATCAACGATGCGTCGAACACGATCGCGTCTGCCGTCGAAGAACAGACGGCGACGACCAACGAGATCGGGCGGAACATCACCGAAGCCGCACGCGGCTCGGCCGAGATCGCGCGTAACGTGGCGAGCGTCGCCCAAGCGGCTCAATCGGGCGCACAGGGCGCCGCGGACACCGAGAAGGCCGCGAAATCGGTTGCCGGGATGGCGGGACAACTCCAGGCATTGGTCGGAGAGATTTCGATGTGA